A single genomic interval of Helianthus annuus cultivar XRQ/B chromosome 6, HanXRQr2.0-SUNRISE, whole genome shotgun sequence harbors:
- the LOC110865722 gene encoding protein FAR1-RELATED SEQUENCE 5-like yields MKLIEQLTAQNMEPRKIFQTIRKQDPDRFHVQKDVQNVVAKIRAEQRQGLTPMQSLENVLMKNDFIYEIREEPGTEIVTEIFFLHRDSRVLWRAFPHVMMIDATYKTNIYNMPFIQIVGMTPTNKSFIIAHAVVSKERGDNFVWVLERVKAMLDECMEPRVILTDRDLALMGACAKVFPDASRLLCRWHIQQNVMKHCKGAFTDDDWKKFMSFWGSLIESPSIPIYDYHLRNMRKRLVECKRSRVFKYVYDNWLKDYKEMFVFAWTDKRRNFGNRTTNRVESQHANLKRYVEDRSSLDRIVGCVRDIVETQFGEIRKTFRESIEKTMKHHKHPMFQHLLGKVSHKALDLLHGEAIRRLDVLERFNSSCGCQMWHSCGLPCACRIEKYMREERPIQLEDIDVFWRKLNFQSCKLIDDSLDVVEELDVVRQQLQSHPPAQQKSLLSKIKAVLTPTKSTKKPPVVQQNTRGRPTTKQVQERLDEASRIDEELRRSSFGDANTCFEGSRQSKYDKPRHSSYVPSQASQQSVIRSQKPKATLSRSKSSKKKET; encoded by the exons atgaaactgatcgagcagctgacagctcaaaacatggagccgcgcaaaatatttcaaacgataaggaagcagGACCCCGACAGGTTTCATGTTCAGAAAGACGTTCAAAACGTTGTAGCGAAGATTAGAGCCGAACAAAGACAAGGATTGACTCCCATGCAGTCACTAGAAAATGTGCTGATGAAGAACGACTTTATTTACGAGATCCGGGAAGAACCCGGAACAGAGATCGTAACAGAGATCTTCTTTCTTCATCGGGACTCGAGAGTCTtgtggcgtgcattcccccaCGTCATGATGATCGATGCAACGTACAAGACAAACATATACAATATGCCCTTTATCCAGATTGTTGGTATGACGCCTACCAACAAATCGTTTATTATCGCGCATGCCGTTGTTAGTAAAGAACGGGGTGATAACTTTGTGTGGGTGCTTGAGAGGGTTAAGGCAATGTTGGATGAATGTATGGAgccacgtgtgattttaacggatAGAGACCTAGCCCTTATGGGCGCGTGTGCTAAAGTATTTCCAGACGCCTCCAGGCTTCTTTGCAGGTGGCACATACAACAGAATGTTATGAAGCACTGCAAGGGTGCCTTCACAGACGACGACTGGAAGAAATTTATGTCATTCTGGGGTTCATTGATTGAGTCTCCATCCATACCCATCTACGACTACCACTTGCGCAACATGCGAAAGCGACTTGTGGAGTGCAAACGTTCTA gagtcttcaaatacgtgtacgataactggctaaaagactataaggagatgtttgtctttgcgtggactgataagaggcgcaactttggtaatcgtactacaaacagagttgagagccaacatgccaacttaaagagatacgtcgaagataggagctcgctggaccgtatagttggttgtgtccgggatatagttgagacacagttcggtgaaataaggaagacttttcgagaaagcatcgaaaaaacaatgaaacaccacaaacacccgatgtttcaacacctacttggaaaagtatcccacaaagcccttgacttgttgcatggagaggcaattaggaggctagatgtcttggagcgctttaattcatcatgtggttgccaaATGTGGCACAGCTGTGGGTTGCCCTGTGCTTGTAGGATAGAAAAGTACATGCGTGAAG AGCGTCCGATTCAACTCGAAGACATAGACGTCTTCTGGCGGAAACTTAACttccaaagttgtaaattgatagACGACTCACTTGACGTGGTCGAAGAGCTAGATGTTGTTAGACAACAATTACAGTCGCACCCCCCAGCTCAGCAAAAAAGCCTGCTTTCAAAGATTAAAGCGGTGTTGACTCCAACGAAATCTACCAAGAAACCACCGGTTGTCCAACAAAATACTCGTGGCCGACCAACAACAAAGCAGGTACAAGAAAGGTTGGACGAGGCCTCTCGTATAGATGAAGAATTGAGGAGAAGCTCCTTCGGTGATGCAAACACGTGCTTTGAAGGTTCACGACAAAGTAAGTACGATAAACCTCGCCACAGCTCGTACGTTCCGTCTCAGGCCTCACAACAGTCGGttataaggtcccaaaaacccaaagcgaccctaagccgttcaaagagttctaagaagaaagagacaTGA